Within the Gemmatimonadaceae bacterium genome, the region CTACGTGATGCCGTACGTCGAGGGCGAGTCGCTGCGGGCCCGCATGGAGCGCGAGACACAGCTCCCCATGGAGGACGCACTCCGCATCGCCGACGAGATTGCCGACGCGCTGAACTACGCACACAGCCGCGGCGTCATCCACCGCGACATCAAGCCCGAGAACATCCTCCTCGAGGACGGGCGCGCCGTCGTCGCCGACTTCGGAATCGCGCAGGCCATCAACGCCTCCGGGGACAAGCTCACGATGACGGGCATGGCGATTGGAACGCCGCAGTACATGAGTCCCGAGCAGTCAGGCGGCGAGGCGGTGGATGGGCGCAGCGATCTGTACGCGGTCGGTTGTCTGCTTTACGAGATGCTGGCCGGCACTCCGCCGTTCACCGGACCGAATGCGATGGCGATCATGGCGCGTCATATGATCGATCCGGTGCCCCGGCTCACCACCGTGCGCCCCGCCGTCGCGCCGCACGTAACCGCGGCAATCGAGCGCGCGCTCGCCAAGAATCCATCGGATCGTTTCGCGAGCATCGCTGACTGGCGTAAGGCGATCCGGAGCTCGGCCGGCAGCGCCAGCATGACGTCCACGGACGCGACGGCTCAAGTTCCTGCGATTCGCAAGCCGCCCCCAACGCCCGCGACAGCGTTGCTCGGCCGCGAAGCCGTGCTCGTCACCGCGGTTGAGCGTGTGCACGACGGCGCGCGCGTCCTCACCGTGACGGGCGTTGGCGGCACGGGCAAGACGCGACTCGCGATCGAGCTGTTCCGTCGTCTGCATTCGGAGTACGCCGGCGGCGCGGCGTTCGTCTCGCTCGCGTCGGTCACCTCCGCCGCCGAGGTCATGCCGACTGTTTCGGCCACGCTCGAGATCGCGGAGGCGCATGGCCGCTCGGCGCTCGATGCGCTTGCGACGGTGATCGGTGACGGCCGCGTCCTCCTCGTGCTCGACAATCTGGAGCAGGTCGTCGAGGCGGCCGACGAGATCGCAACGCTCGTCTCGCGTTGTCCCGGGCTCCAGGTGATCGCGACGAGCCGCCGTCCTCTGAAGATCGGCGCCGAGGTGGAGCTGCCGCTCCCGCCGCTCGAGCTTCCCTCGGCTGGCGCGACTAAGACCGAAGAGCTGATGCGCTGCCCGTCGGTCGCGCTCTTCGTGCAGCGTGCCGAGAAGGTGAAGGCGGGCTTCGCATTGTCGCCGGCAAACGCCGCATCGATCGTCGGCATCTGTCGAAGTCTCGACGGCCTGCCCCTCGCGCTCGAGCTTGCGGCAGCGCGCGTGCGAATCCTCGAGCCGGTGGTACTACTGCAGCGGCTGGATCACGCGCTCGATCTCCTCTCTTCGGGCGATCGCGATCTCCCGGTGCGCCAGCGCACGCTCCGCGCGACGATCAGCTGGAGCTACTCGCTCCTCGACGAAGTGGAGCAGCGCCTGCTGCGTTCCCTCTCTGTCTTCCACGAGGGATGGACTCTCGACGCCGTCGAACAGGTCTGCTTCGCCGACGATGAGCAGTGGCGAGCGGTGGACCAGCTCGAGTCGCTTGTGGAGAAAGGTCTCGTGCGGGTGATCGGAGGAGGAGAGCGGTACGCGCTACTCGAGACGATCCGCGCGTTCGCGGCCGAGCAGCTCCATGCCGGCGGCGAAGTGGATCCCATGCGTGACGCGCACGCGATGTTCTTTCTGGAGTTCGCGCGCGGCGTCGACGCGGGGATCCAGGGCGGAGGTCAGGTCGAGGCGGTGCAACGCGGACGCGCCGAGAATGCAAATACGCTGGCGGCGCTGCAGTGGCTCCTCGCACGCGCCCGCGCTGGTGCACCGGACGCGGTCGAGCACGGTCTGCTGCTTTGCGGTTACCTCGGTTGGTACTGGCACATTGTGGGACTGCACCTCGTGGCGCGCGACATGGTCGATGCGTTGCTCGCACTTGCTTCCGGGCGTGCGCCGAGCCGCGGTCGCGCGCTCGCCTTGTTCACAGGCGGAATGGTTTCGGCCAACACAGGGGAGATGGACCAGGCAATCGCCGAGTGGACCGGGATGCTCGAGGATGGCCGCGCGATCGGCGACGCCGCCATCGTGACCTTCGCGCAGCTCGGGCTCGGCTACTTGTATCTGGGCATGGGGCGCCTCGACGAGGCATGCGCTCCGCTTGAGGAGGCAATTCTGGGAGCGGAGCGTGGCGGGTTCGATTTCCTGAACTCACTGTCCCGGACGGTCAACGGGATGCGCATGTTCGTGAGCGGCGATGTCGAGGGCGGGATCGCGATGGTCGAGTCCGCGCGCCGCATTCAGCTCCGCATCGGCGACTACGAGGGCGGCGGAATGGCGCTCAGCTTCCTCGCGTCGATGACCTTCGCGAAGGGCGACCTGCCCGCCGCGATTCAGCTTTACCGGCAGGCGGAGGATGCATTCGAGATGATCGGCGACAAGCCGGAGATCGCGCGCGTGCAGTGCGAGATGGGCTATGCCGCGCTCGCGGCGACGAGCCTCGGTAAGGCGCGGCGCATGTTCGAGCGCGCATTGCGCACGTATGACGAGGTGGGCAGCCCGCGCGGAGCGGGCCAGGCGCTGCTCGGACTAGCGGCGACCGAGGCCGCGGCTGGGAATTCCGAGCGCGCAGTCGAGATCGCGGCGGCTGCGCAGGTCATGTCGGAGCGTGCCGGAGTCGTCGTGGAGCACCCGATGGCGCCGGGGGTTTCGGAGCGGATCGAGGCCTTGCGCGCGTCGATCCCGAAGCAGCAGCTCGACGACCTCGTGGCGGCGGGGAGCGCGCTGTCCCCGGCAGCGGTGCTGGCGATGGTCGGCGACTGACTGACTTATTCAATCGAACAGACATCGAAAATGGGAGCGTCGAAATGAAGTCCATCGCCACGGCAGCGCTTGCCGGAATCGCATTCTTCGGGGGTTGCGCGTCGAGGGGCAGCGTTGAGTCCACCGCACAGGCAGCACGGACAGAAACATGCAAAGTGGCGACCGAACAGGAGATCGCCTCCTTGTTCGACCGATGGAATCAGTCGCTGCAGACTGGCGATCAGCGCGCGGTCGTTGCGAACTATGCGGAGCGCTCCCTTCTATTGCCTACCCTGTCCAACAAGCCGCGCCGGAGCGCGGCGGAGAAGGAAGACTACTTCCATCATTTCCTGGAGAATCGTCCCGCTGGCAGGATTGACATGCGCTTCGTGGAAATCGGCTGCAATACGGCGACGGACTCCGGACTTTACACATTCACGTTCGCCAAAACGGGGGCGGCCGTCAGCGCCCGCTATACCTTCACGTACCGCTGGGACGGCTCGAAATGGCTCATTACGAGCCATCACTCCTCCGGAATGCCAGAGAAGTAGTAGGATAGATTTACTTCGCAGGCGACAAGCCTGGGTGAGGTCTACCTGCCATCCAGGTTATCCGCGGATACCTGATCTATCGGTCGGACTGCCTTCCAAAGGCTTTGGGTGCACTGCTGGTGATCGCTGGTCTCGGGTTCATCACCCGGAACTTCGCGCTGGTCGTCGCGCCGGCATACGCATCGAGCTTCCTGCTTCTGCCCATGATGCTTGGCGGACTGGGACTGACCGTGTGGCTGCTCGTGAAGGGCGTCGACGTTCCGAGGTGGGAAGCCAGAGCGGCGATGCGGGCGTAGGAAGGGTGACGCCGTTTCGGCTTCACGTGACATGATCATGAATGATCGATGACCCGATCCCCGGTCTGAAGGAGCAGCTGAGGCAGTCGATCCTCGCGGAGACTGGACGGATGAACCAGCTTGCCGCAGCGCGAATGCTTGGAGTCGATGAACCGCGCATGTCGAACCTCGAGCACGGACGGCTCGAGCGATTCAGTCTGCAGAAACTCATTCGGCTGCTGGCACGGATGAACCGGCGGGTAGACTTGACGGTTGTGACCGTAGGGCCGTTGCCGCGGCGTCGCTATAACCAGCACCTTCTGGCACCTCCGGAATGGAGGGACAGGACCAGGGGCGCATGAGTGGTGGTCTAC harbors:
- a CDS encoding XRE family transcriptional regulator, producing the protein MIDDPIPGLKEQLRQSILAETGRMNQLAAARMLGVDEPRMSNLEHGRLERFSLQKLIRLLARMNRRVDLTVVTVGPLPRRRYNQHLLAPPEWRDRTRGA
- a CDS encoding DUF4386 family protein is translated as MRGYLIYRSDCLPKALGALLVIAGLGFITRNFALVVAPAYASSFLLLPMMLGGLGLTVWLLVKGVDVPRWEARAAMRA
- a CDS encoding protein kinase, with the translated sequence MSDPRLSAALADRYRLDRELGAGGMATVYLAEDLRHQRKVAIKVLRPELSAALGAERFLREITTTANLRHPNILPLYDSGEQGGFLFYVMPYVEGESLRARMERETQLPMEDALRIADEIADALNYAHSRGVIHRDIKPENILLEDGRAVVADFGIAQAINASGDKLTMTGMAIGTPQYMSPEQSGGEAVDGRSDLYAVGCLLYEMLAGTPPFTGPNAMAIMARHMIDPVPRLTTVRPAVAPHVTAAIERALAKNPSDRFASIADWRKAIRSSAGSASMTSTDATAQVPAIRKPPPTPATALLGREAVLVTAVERVHDGARVLTVTGVGGTGKTRLAIELFRRLHSEYAGGAAFVSLASVTSAAEVMPTVSATLEIAEAHGRSALDALATVIGDGRVLLVLDNLEQVVEAADEIATLVSRCPGLQVIATSRRPLKIGAEVELPLPPLELPSAGATKTEELMRCPSVALFVQRAEKVKAGFALSPANAASIVGICRSLDGLPLALELAAARVRILEPVVLLQRLDHALDLLSSGDRDLPVRQRTLRATISWSYSLLDEVEQRLLRSLSVFHEGWTLDAVEQVCFADDEQWRAVDQLESLVEKGLVRVIGGGERYALLETIRAFAAEQLHAGGEVDPMRDAHAMFFLEFARGVDAGIQGGGQVEAVQRGRAENANTLAALQWLLARARAGAPDAVEHGLLLCGYLGWYWHIVGLHLVARDMVDALLALASGRAPSRGRALALFTGGMVSANTGEMDQAIAEWTGMLEDGRAIGDAAIVTFAQLGLGYLYLGMGRLDEACAPLEEAILGAERGGFDFLNSLSRTVNGMRMFVSGDVEGGIAMVESARRIQLRIGDYEGGGMALSFLASMTFAKGDLPAAIQLYRQAEDAFEMIGDKPEIARVQCEMGYAALAATSLGKARRMFERALRTYDEVGSPRGAGQALLGLAATEAAAGNSERAVEIAAAAQVMSERAGVVVEHPMAPGVSERIEALRASIPKQQLDDLVAAGSALSPAAVLAMVGD
- a CDS encoding nuclear transport factor 2 family protein — protein: MKSIATAALAGIAFFGGCASRGSVESTAQAARTETCKVATEQEIASLFDRWNQSLQTGDQRAVVANYAERSLLLPTLSNKPRRSAAEKEDYFHHFLENRPAGRIDMRFVEIGCNTATDSGLYTFTFAKTGAAVSARYTFTYRWDGSKWLITSHHSSGMPEK